The Geotrypetes seraphini chromosome 12, aGeoSer1.1, whole genome shotgun sequence nucleotide sequence ACAGGGCACCACTGTCACAGGGATTACAGGAAGGGGATGCCATCGGATCCCAGAGGATCAAGGAAGTTTCTTTTGTTGTTGCGGTTCTTGATTGGCTTTTAAGGGTGCGCAGTCATGAAGACCTTCATCATCGCAGCATTTTTAGCCATTCTGGGCATCAGCTCAGGTAAGCAGGACCGGTAGTCCtgcatctgtctgtctgtccatccCTCCTCTGTCTGTTTGCCTGCCTAAAGGATTCTTATCTCGATCAGGAttcatatttctctctgtctttctgtccatTTATCTGCCTAGATTTCTTGCCATCCATCTAGCGGCataataagggggaggggggcggtccatcCTGGGCACCGTCTTTGTCGGgggcgccccttcccttctctccataCCACTTTCATTATCCCGGTGCAAGCGGCATCTCAAACTTGCTGTCCACATCAGTGACAGgtctctccgacatcacttccgggcAGAGGGGATCAGGAAGGTGCAGGGGTGCGGAgtagagggcaggagaggggcaccaccgccccagcaccactcaccctcgctgCGTCCCTGAAACCATCCCAACGATCGCTCTATCCACGGCCAAAAATTTTTAACTTATTTGGAACTGGGATTTCTAAAACAGGATCTGGGCCTTGGCAAGgagcgggaaggggtaaaatgcggacctcgcggacctgacagacctcgcggatctaaaatcGCACATCCtttaaaatctgaggtccgtgccatttgtagttagtttctggctctgacagacctcgatgacaatttagcgctgacggatccgtctcagcatagggagggaaaaatattaggatccgtcagcgcaaaaatgtcatcgaggtctgccagagccgcggacctcagatttttaaatgtactggggctgcaggaaactggtttaaaggattcgttttagagccactccagcactagtctctggctctgacagatctctatgacattttagtgctgacggatcctaatacttttccctccctatgctgagacggatccgtcagcgctaaattgtcatagaggtctgtcagagccagaaactaactacaaatggcaaggacctcagatttttaatgaCGCGAGGTCTGTtaggtccatgaggtccgcgttttaccccttccctcctcaaatcgcgtcgggcagggaggaaatccgtgcatgcgtggatgccatgcgatgacatcacgtgcagaCATGGCTTCCGTGCACGTGTGGCCTTCCTCCCTGACCAagaacaggcagtggggggcaggggtggggccaAGGGCTGGATTAGGGCAccacagggcggggatgggtggaactgtgtAGGCCTGGCAACCCTAGCTATACACAtggtccagcaattttccacatttttcattttgtttggacttggggaaatccactgcttatttttaagattagcaacataaaatctgtttactgcttgggatcttgccaagtacttgtgacctgggttggccactgttggaacaaaaacaaagtggagaaatgatgttcctgagatggactttattaatattaaaataatattaaaacttggcataccacataaaaacctctaggatgcAGTccactgaaaagctttggaccctggacccaacacggtctgtgtttcgtcggaatgtcttcttcaggggtccctatgaaaTCCTATGGTAACAAtacgtggataaaaatgccagtcaGAAATAAACTGTTCTGActgggggatgcgtgaacggtttgtgggttcttctatgtctggttgaggtactttggattaggcggttgtttaggtaggctgggctgtctccgtttatgattttaaatattaggtagtagaatttgaattgtactcttgcttgtattgggagccagtgtgagtcgaggtatgtcgCCGTGATggggtcgtgtttcctcagtgaatagataagtcttagcactgtgttttgaactatttgtagttgttttatcatggttgcggggcaggggagatagagtatgttgcagaagtctagaagacctaggactagagactggaccaagagctggaattgtgttctgtcaaaTAATTTctaacttgccttaagtttctcatgaccgcgaattatttttgtattgttttgttgatttgtggttgcatggtacatctatctatcgtcattcctagaagttttagagtgggttgtatggggtatgtgattgagtttattactagatttgttatggttgaggttttattattttcgaggagaattaattttgtcttgtcggttcagtttcagtttgtgatttttcatccatgttgctactgtttcaagtgtcctgtatagtgtgtctgtcatggaggacgttgattggtcaaaaggaaggagcaTGGTGATGTCATTTGCATAGCTATtggaggttaagcctaatttgtccaggcagatgctgagggatgcaatgtagagattgaagagagttagggatagtggagatccttggggtacgccacaggggttggaccatggttctgatttttctttgttcaactttactctgtaagttctggattgtagaaatccttgaaaccatgtgtgtaccttatctgtgattcctattgtatctagtatttgtagtagtatgttgtggtccaccaggtcaaatgctgcggtaagATCCAGTTgcataatcagcatttttctacctgtgctgaggtgttgtctagctgtgtccagagggaaacctagtagtgtctctgtgctgtagttggttctgaaaccagattgtgtagggtggagtatgttgtggtcttctaggtagttggtgaggagtttggctactaggccttccattagtttgacataaagGGGTATTGAGATCCCTATCCCTATTTCATTCAGCCAAGACTTCTTATTATTAATTGATGACCACCATCTGATTTTACATTCACATGCTCTCTCTCATATTTCTGGACACTCCCTAGATTTAGTTTTTCTTCAGAGGTTTCCTTGATCAAAAAACTGGTATTTTGGTGTCCTGGTTGGATCATTTCCCGGTGTCTTTTCTCCTTAACAGATTTCCTGGAGATGAGACAAATGCTAGACTTCAAAGATTTTCCTGGAAAATCCACTCCCTGAACTGTGGCAAACTGACTTCTCGATGTGACAACcttcccttcaatccccttcgaTTCTCAAGTAGCATAGAACTCACCCTCTCAATAGCCTTAGAGAAGGCAGGACCCACTCATAGGCTACACTGGTTTCACCAATCATAGTCATCCATGCTACCATTCTGGGATACCAATTGCGATTTAGATTTGGACATGGAACAGAAATGCTACTGGTCCAGTGACCCAGTGATGTTAGGAGTCATTCAGATAAGggatacagtcatgtgaaaaaattaggatgccccatgaaatattctgttctttcatacgaaatgttcacatatcaatgtcgaatcttttttttttttctggaaaagaaagtgatgtaattgcaggtaaacgacaaaatttttccttgatttacaaaatctggtaaccctaccctcacAGCACCACTTTCTCTGGGAGAACATTCTGGCAGACCTGCCAAGTCTTCCACTTTCAGCGGGTGGCTCCCGTTTTTGTGGGTCATCTCCTGCACTCCCTTGGGTCCGCCGTAGTCTCCCGCTGAGTGGCCTCTCCTGTCCAGTGCCAGCAGGAAATGCTTCACAAAATGTAATTTCCTGCTGCCGTTAATTCCGTGCCAGGGGCAGAGCAAAGGACAGGGCCGGATGGACCAATGGATGGTCCAGGTGGTAAAATAGGTGGACCAGATGGAGCAATGAGTAGAGAAGGGCAGAGCAATGGTAAAGAATGGGCGGAGCCATGAGTGGAGCAGGGCAGGCTAGGGGTGGACCCTAAATCTCCTGCTGAGAGGATTGGACCCCTTGACAGCTCTGTTCTGGACATCCACCACACTCACATGTTTATCTCACCTGTATTGCATTTGCTTTTCCAGGAGACCGCCTGCAGTGCTACCATTGTGACGTGTGTACAACCGAACTTCAGAACAAGACCACTGTCTGCAGCGATAAACAGATGTGTGTCATCTCCAAGGCCAAAGACGGTAGGTGAGGACTGAGGGAATAGGACATTGAGGCAGGGAGCTTAGGAATATGAAGGCTCCAAGGAGGGCCGTGGTTCACGGCTGAAGAAAGGCAGTAAGGAGGGTGGAGGGATGAGAGGAAGGAACTTCAGGGTGAACTGAGGGTAGTTTCCCACTGATGGGAGATGGTAAGAAGGGTGATGGGATGGCTGACATGAGAGGGTAAGAAGGAGGAATGGGGGTTAAGTAGAGGAACAAGCAGCGATGGTGGGAGTTGAGATTGATGGGATGGGGCATGGATGGAAGGAAGGCCCAGAACTggaatgctcagaggccctccaaagcCCCGAGCTtgggaaagaagatgagtgggcaAGGCTAGGGACAGAGGGGGgcggggatgggatggaaaaGGGCGGGGATGgggtagaatggggcggggccacgcGTCCTGTGTTTTCAAGAAGAGATCTGGGCGCTCTAGGTCTGACTTCACGTCCTCTCTCAATCCAAGAAGTTACATTGCAAACGTAATTGTTTGTCATGGtgagttttcaagtgtttgctcCCCGTTGCCATGATTTACTAACCAGATAATGCCATGATGGTCAGAGCAGATGTTCAGCGGCACGGTCCGATTAATTGTTACTACGTATCAGTTCTCGAACTGCTCAGGGCAGTTTAACGGCATGGGAGCTGCTCCTGCCAGCTTAAGCAACGCTGACTACTGACCCTATAATCTCTACagacagtggtgtaataagggggtGGTGGACTTCCCCGAGTGCCATGTCagtaggggtgccagcacctctccaccccacctcgcCATACCCTGCCATGCTCGCGGCGTCCCTCCCCCACcttacctctgtagatcttcgctagcACAAgtgacttctcctgcctgttgctcacaccagcctggttgccctctgaatcacttctggttcatggggccaggaagtgatgtcagaggaaaatcCAGTGCTGGTGCGAGaagcatgctggagaagccactcgtgctggcaaaagatttagaggtaagggggggaagggaaaatgtgagggtggagtggggggggagtggaaaggagcaggggggcgcAGAAAGTGCAGGGGcacggggtgtgggggggggggttccatcaCCTCAAGCACCTCCTATCCTTACTGCGCTAATGTCTAGAGGTGTCATCCATCCAGTACGCTGGGAGCAAAGTCTATCTGATGGGATGGAGGCTCCCTGTGCTTCAGTTCTAATCCCCGCTTCAGTCACCAACTCTGAGCGCAGTCTCATATCAAGCCCCTGTACTTCCCTGGGTCTTGGGTACCCCCTCCACACCCTAAGCGCTTGAGGGTAGGAACTTACTGGTGCTGTACTGTAATCATGTATCCAACAGGCTTGCTCTAATATAGTAATAACAGTCTCGCTCTTACTGTGTATCCTCCTCTCCGGCCACAGGTGAAATGGTAAAACGCGGCTGCCTGGACTCCAATAAATGTAAAACCTACGAGACCATCGCCCAAGCCAGTTATTATCACCACTGCTGTGAAAAGGACCTGTGCAATTCTGGCCACTTGGCCCAACTCTCCCTGCTTGGCTGTGCAATCGTGGCCGGCTTGTGGCTTCAGACGCTTCTTTAAAGATGTGCCCGGTCCTTTGGTACCTGCGATCTGCATTGAGAACCTCTGGAAATATGCAATAATTGAATCAATTAACGCACATGTGGGTGAATATATATTTCTAGAGTTTACGGAAATAGAAACAGGGAGCAAGTTCAACAGAAAGCGGGAAGCTTGCGTTGGGAATACTGTACCACCAAACAGGGAGCCCAAAGAGgcctcaacaaaggagtcgtgaggacgAGAcatcaataattcagccacgggtgtaaagttcaaagttccctttattgatagtagcactgtgaGGACTCGAAGACgcaacactgacagtgtttcggcatctatgcctttgtcaagaatcTATTGAGCCATGACAagttaaaaacaataataaaaataatatgaaaCACATAATAGAAACTAATAAAATCATAACTAACGAAAGcaataatataaaaaatataatctatactgaattattgacatctcatcctcacgactcctttatTGTGCTTTGAAATATTGTAGCCAGAGGTTTTGTACAAGTCAAGCTGGAATATCTAAACCAATGGTGCAGCCGGATGTTCCATTGGGGGGGGATTCCTAAAATTTTTATAAGAACAAGCTGTAAGCAATAACGATCGAAATTCTTTATCATGGGAAGCTGCTTGAAATGCTAAAGTATGATCAGGAAATGTCTTGCTTTTATAACCCTGTACGGATGGAAAAGTGAACAGGGCATGAGACCTTCTACTAGGTTTCTACGACGCTATGGAAAATCTATTGGCCATATAGAATGGTGCAGTGCCATATAGTAACCTTATAACAGAGACAACCCAACGTCAACAAAATCAgaaaagaaaaccattcaaaccaaaatacaaataaaagtatcCTGTCATATAAATCAAGTGCCCATTCACCTCTCGATTAATGAATATCATCATTTGGAACAGAATCAATTCCCAAAAGCTAAATGAGAAAAAGTATGATTTGAATGGCTTTTTAAAAACTCCCGCCACACACCCTTATACAAAGTCATAGCGCAATTTTTAGCAGTAACAGCAGCAGCTGGCAGTGGCGGTAATTGCTCAATGGAGCTCTGGGGGCGGGGAGGAGAGGAAGATGTGTTTTCTTGATTTCTGgtcatatttttaaaactttcgtgAAGAATCAATGTGAATGGCTTTATATTGCTGGTTACTGTGGTAATTCCTATTGTATTTTGCATAtggaaaaataagaataaaaaagaATTAAATGCTCCACTCCAGTCCACTTGTCTGTGTACGACTTGCaacatgttgggttttttttttttttcttgggtgggGCCAAGGGATCTCAAGACCCCCTTCCTATTGTTAatcccttatttgttctcttttcttaaaatattgtagttcttcccctttttccttttgtttttgttcgcctttttcagagtttcctttttaaaaaaaaaaatttaaaaaaattttttttaaaaattttttgtttttcttctaacATCCCCTGTCCATTTATTGTCAATCtctattgtaattttattttattgaacacCGCTCAGAaagtctgattgagcggtataaattttttacattttaaaaaaataagttttcaattaTACAATCAAGATGAAATTTGTACAGAAagaagattcaagacaaagaatgCAATATTGTCCTTCAAAACAAAATAAGCAATAATTAACTAATATAAATCTTCTcaatagcctcgcccaaacccaggggaatgtcagcatttctctccagagcccttttgatgggaaaaaaagccatcctcaccaactggctctcccgtgatcccccgtcatatgcaccatggagatccctaatgatagtgcacgcaacactggagagacgcatggtgggagacttgactcttggcccgggtcgcaaattttgtcaggtgtgggagcacttctggcaggacctcacaccgcgtgctcgcagtagacttttgaatctttaagattttattcccactctcagctgttggactggccatggattcttggggaggggaggggagggggggatgggaggggaactgattatattgttgaaaatgttatttcctgaatggtactactgtttgtatttgcttcttactgctggaatcataaaaatcatttaaacataaatcttctcaagtcctcaaatggaTCCAAAATGTAATTTAAAGGCGAGATCGAAAGAAATAATTCTTATAGAAATCAAATAGCTAACAAAGGTTAGGGCGTCCAGTTTTTCATTAAGCGCTATCCTTCGCCAGACGAGACTCCGTTggagaggttcaaagaaaacaaatttctgAGCTTTATAATGAATTACGCACTTACACGGGTGCCGAAGGAGAAAAAAGTAGCCCCTAAAGCCAAAacaccaggggctccttttacaaaggcgtgttagggccctaatgcgcgctaaaatgccccgtgcactagccactccctcctcctcttgagcaggcgtaaTCCGATGTGTGAGCTaagaacgctagcgcaccttcgtaaaaggagccccaggttGTAATAATAGAAATTCTCTTCTACGATTTTGTGTAACCCTTGCTAGGTCTGGGAATAACCGAGGAATTCGTTTTCCTTATTTTTATAAAACATTCTCAGAAGCCAACTTTTATTTGGAGTAAGAGCTACAGTCCATAGTAAAGTAGCTGGAACAGCCACTTCTCTATCAGATGTTTCCAATAAAGTTGATATATTCATAGGTTCCTGATTTATCCCTCgttgatttcggcagttggaacccaagcacagtaccgggtaaagctttggattcttgcccagaaatagctaagaagaaaaaaaatttaaaaaaaatttaaatggaatcaggttgggcagactggatggaccattcgggtctttatctgccgtcatctactatgattATCCTGTGTCTTACTTGGAAGATAATAAACTGTTATAAATGGAGGTAATGAAGCCTCAGGAAGTTCGAAAATTTCCAAAAGATAACATTTCCTCTAGTttgccaccctccctcccttcatataGTGAAATTCAATATTGGAACCCTTATCCAAATTCCTGGACAAATTTTTGTGTCAGGAGGTGGGTAAGATGGCTTCCTTTTTGAAGGATTctttttatataagaacataagaagttgcctccactgggtcagaccagaggtccatcatgcccagcagtccacacccacGACGGCcaatcaggcccatgacctgtaatttgatccttctctaagcccttgatcccttttatccttctatccatactctgtctaaaacctatctctacctctatctgtatccctcaatccccctatcgttcaggaatttatccaatccttccttgaacccccgtagtgtactccgtcctatcacaacctccggaagctcattccaggtgttcactacCCTCTGTGTAaacaagaacttcctagcattggttctaaaattgtcccctttcagcttctctgagtgcccccttgtgcttggggttcccaataatctgaagaatctgttgaATATTTTGTCACAAGAGGTGGAATatgaggtagggagaacgagagggcactctctaaagctgaaagtggatagattctgtacaaacgtaaggaagttcttcacccagagagtggtagaaatctggaacgctcttctggaggctgctatagggggaaacaccctccagggattcaagacaaagttagacaagttcccgctgaaccggaacatacgcagggagggctagtctcagttagaacaatggtctttgacctaagggccgccgcgagagcggactgctgggcccgatggaccagtggtctgacccaacagcggcagttcttatgttcaacatTTCAACCGTAGTAACCCTAGGAAatgaatcagtctaagattatTGTTCCTGGAGAAACTCTCAAGGGATTCAAGTTTTCTTCTTAAGTTTGTATTATCTTGGATTAGCGTCTCTTGTAATTTCTCTATTAAAGATgtagggccccttttacgaaggtgcgccagCGGGTTTTATCGCCAGCGCCGGACTAGCGCGCGCTACAGGGCGTGCTAGCTGAAAACCtcccacctgctcaaaaggaggcggtagcggctagcgcatatggcaatttagcgtgcgttattccgcgcgttaaggcatcttcgtaaaaggagcccttagagacgCCAATCTcttgttttaaattatttatatcattatcatggttctttagtttcccttcTTATCTGTCGGGgctataaaaaattattttttaataaacttgaaacttaaactccaaggggtccttttagcaaggtgcggtaggggggggtttaacgcgcggaataccgtgcgttaaaccgcctgccgcgctagtcgctaacgcctccatcgaccaggcgttagtttttttgggcttgccgcgggggttagcgcgtgatgaaatgtccgacgcgctaaccccgctagcgcaccttgataaaaggagccccaagtttccaCGATGGGGAGggtattgaaaaaaaaacaaaacaaattatggTAGTATTACCCTCAAATATAACTTAACAATTGCAAGGGAATGTATAAGTATAGGAAGGGGTTAAATCTTTAAAATATCTTTTCCAAAATGTCAGCGCTGTATAAACACTGgctgcaggatttttttttccctgctatTCCTTAATCATGTAATTACTTTTTACTAATTATATAATTATGGTTTCTCGCTTGCCCCCTGTTATAGTGGATGAGCAATTTGTAGATTCCAAGCTTTATTCAAATTTGTTGAAATGCCTATCATGAATTCTAagcgctccttttatcaagtgtagtagcgcacgttaaaccgccagccgcgcctagccgctaccacctcctcttgagcaggcggtagtttttggccagcgcaggggttagcaggtgatgaaaagtcgcgcccgttccagtgttccctctaagctgagcaggtgtcctccagctgcattgctaccactaggggtggaatattttcagtcgctaaggacaggtatgttccctggagtcctgcagaacttgcctgtccctattggtgagactgtgggtggaggactcctgctcagcttagagggaacagtgccgttaacccccccccccccccgctagcgcggcttgataaaaggagccctaagtgttttacaatattaaaaagaaaggggagacttACAAGGACATATAGACAGGACAAATTAAGGACTTCAAATAAAAACGAAAGGTAAATTtagtgaaatacaatatttacAGGAAAAGCCAACATAGAGAGGGAAGAAACACGAGGAGGGGGCGGGAGAAGGTCCTCTTTGTTAAGGAGGCTGGAAGTGGAGAGAGTGTAAGAAAAGTATCAGGTAAAAGGAAGAGGATATtactcaaaggcgtctttaaaaaaaGGAAACACTTTAGTCCTCCTTTGAATTGGTCTAAGTTTTGTTCAGCCCTCAGGGTTTTTGGTAGAGAGCTCCAGATTGAGGGGGCTGCAACCGAGAAATTGGTATATTTCCTTCCCTtttacataagaacgtaagaatagccttactgggtcagaccaatggtccattaagcccagtagcctgttctcatggtggccaatccaggtccctagttacCTGGCCaaaaaaccccaaggagtagcaacattccatgctaccgatccaggtcatAGTAAAACAAACTGGCTTCAATAGAAGAGAAGGAGTGATTGAGAAGTGACCCAATTAGGCTTGAAAAACTGCTCagaaatatgaaactctgaagggaaggctgttaaacctcccttggagaagagttcaccttccagtcactgcAAACGTAACAAGTTTATGGGCAcaccgatccaggtcaagcagaggcttcccccatgtctttgaaACGTGATGTAAATCTGAAATGTACTAGTATATAACCTAAAACCACTCAACCCAGCGGTATATATAACTCATTCACAAAAATCATGTGTAATACCACTTATTcagaacaatacacatcagtgttGTTAGCCCTTAAAAATTATAGGCTTATTTTAGGCCTCAGAATTgtagcctacgcacagcagttaAATCACAAGCTGAGATGATCCGTGTAGTTGTAacactcctgctccaatcattggccaataattacttttttttttatatagtgttTGTATAAAGCTTATTACTTAAACCCTTCACCAAGATAAACTATTTCTTCAAAAACACTCAAAAGTCTTCAGAAAAATACTGTGCATATGTTTCCAAGATTTGAAAAAATAGACCACAAAACTTATCTTATTGTAAGCAGCCTTCACGGTTAGAGTCTTTAGACACTACATGTCATTAATGTCTGTCT carries:
- the LOC117346836 gene encoding CD59 glycoprotein-like; the protein is MKTFIIAAFLAILGISSGDRLQCYHCDVCTTELQNKTTVCSDKQMCVISKAKDGEMVKRGCLDSNKCKTYETIAQASYYHHCCEKDLCNSGHLAQLSLLGCAIVAGLWLQTLL